The following coding sequences are from one Streptomyces sp. NBC_01294 window:
- a CDS encoding GTP-binding protein yields MAFAVSDQPVSGAVDDEPVQPWQYDRSRAPVAVKVLVAGGFGVGKTTFVSSVSEITPLRTEAVMTQASAPTDDLSGTPDKNTTTVAMDFGRVTLDDDLVLYVYGTPGQERFWFMWDDLVRGAIGGLVLADTRRLRDCFPALDYFETCGLPYAVAVNHFEGSQSYEPEDVREALSIPPHVPVVIMDARRRHTVVESLLALVGHALDTTPE; encoded by the coding sequence GTGGCCTTCGCCGTCTCTGACCAGCCGGTCTCCGGGGCCGTGGACGACGAGCCGGTCCAGCCCTGGCAGTACGACCGCTCCCGCGCGCCCGTCGCCGTCAAGGTGCTGGTCGCGGGCGGCTTCGGCGTCGGCAAGACCACGTTCGTGTCCTCCGTCTCCGAGATCACGCCGCTGCGGACCGAGGCGGTGATGACCCAGGCGAGCGCCCCGACGGACGACCTGTCCGGGACGCCGGACAAGAACACGACCACCGTCGCCATGGACTTCGGCCGCGTCACCCTCGACGACGACCTCGTCCTGTACGTGTACGGCACCCCGGGCCAGGAGCGGTTCTGGTTCATGTGGGACGACCTGGTGCGCGGGGCCATCGGCGGCCTCGTCCTGGCCGACACCCGCCGGCTGCGCGACTGCTTCCCGGCCCTCGACTACTTCGAGACCTGCGGGCTGCCGTACGCCGTCGCCGTCAACCACTTCGAGGGCTCGCAGTCGTACGAGCCCGAGGACGTGCGCGAGGCGCTCAGCATCCCGCCGCACGTGCCCGTCGTGATCATGGACGCGCGGCGCCGCCACACCGTGGTCGAGTCCTTGCTGGCGCTGGTCGGCCACGCCCTCGACACCACGCCGGAGTAG
- a CDS encoding sensor histidine kinase, with amino-acid sequence MQKKRSRKNGTAADGPAPAGRHVRVRSRLVVGVAVAGLTVLAAGAPAVVTAARELNDSQRLVSLAEQTGQILTLAHVLADERDAVVEYAAKGRPGAAKGALQERILRTDRQISEAATEVDEPLAMALARVATVRTEAIDGKGTALATHQAYTGVITELLAPGDRLAELTPPRAEAALTTTRPLAPLGQAVEQASATRGLLLAALAVPRGEQLPNSAAVDELTTAAQRARVRELGALDDFARAARPDVRQTLTATVTGPEVKTAEDYLKRLTDRPTLTTADRRTDGAAVGTALTARIDRMRTVESTLAGQRASALASLRDDDVTRLEIMVALLGVLFLVAVGFSTAVARSLTRPLSVLRRGAERLATPEGSVEPVRFTGRNDEFAEVVRHLNAVRDQTVSLHTRIAGLDADRRRIIGRNEALNSSREVLEEELSKLRAGLEEHRRVMSTTSVSLSLRTLGLVERQLAVIEELESKEQDPDRLATLFKLDHLATVMRRHNENLLVLAGQEHGHGQGLPVPLVDVMRAAVSEIERYERVDLAALPSYTQVAGHAADDISHVLAELLENATTFSPPEVKVKVSGRLLDSGEVVLSVVDEGIGITGDRLESLNARLSTPEAYDEESEAEHGLGLGLYVAGRLAARHGVTAELRAPQYGGTEALVVVPAALLPATPPVSPVHTLATPGAPALRLPGVIAEANENTLPARPRGAHAAGPESGPEPVSESPLESESESTLTSEPEPELEPELEPESEQESKPVPVDMATAPDEQASLVPAPADEAVLPPAEQVFTVPAPAPVVEGLPPAEQVFVVPAVAPVVEGLPPAEQVFVVPAVAPAEELLARVVPDADPAVFGVPDSGEGVPAVAGDADAVLPPAEQVFVVPAVAPAEELLARVVPDADPAAFAVPDSGEGVPAVAGDADAVLPPAEQVFVVPAVAPAEELLARVVPDADPAVFGVPDSGEGEPAAAGDAARVADVQDIEPEADPHRHAPAEGNWLPRQGSHPTDPADSADSAEAVTDKGLPKRTPRTVPAKRVARDDAPPEPPRRVDADELRRRLGGFYQGAQDGRRVVAAELAQDHAQDHAQGQGKDRAQGQGQGQSKTDQGDSAQEART; translated from the coding sequence GTGCAGAAGAAGCGGTCTCGGAAGAACGGCACCGCCGCCGACGGCCCGGCCCCCGCAGGACGTCACGTCCGCGTGCGCAGCCGGCTGGTCGTCGGCGTCGCCGTCGCAGGGCTCACGGTCCTGGCGGCCGGAGCCCCCGCCGTCGTCACCGCCGCGAGGGAGCTGAACGACTCCCAGCGGCTGGTCTCCCTCGCGGAGCAGACCGGGCAGATCCTCACCCTCGCGCACGTCCTCGCCGACGAGCGCGACGCCGTGGTCGAGTACGCCGCCAAGGGGCGTCCGGGCGCCGCCAAGGGCGCCCTCCAGGAACGCATCCTGCGCACCGACCGGCAGATCTCCGAGGCCGCGACCGAGGTGGACGAGCCCCTCGCCATGGCCCTCGCCCGCGTCGCGACCGTCCGTACGGAGGCCATCGACGGCAAGGGCACCGCCCTCGCCACCCACCAGGCCTACACCGGCGTCATCACGGAACTCCTCGCCCCGGGCGACCGGCTCGCCGAGCTCACCCCGCCGCGGGCCGAAGCCGCCCTCACCACCACCCGTCCGCTGGCCCCGCTCGGCCAGGCCGTGGAACAGGCCTCGGCCACCCGTGGACTGCTGCTCGCCGCGCTGGCCGTCCCCCGCGGTGAGCAGCTCCCCAACTCGGCCGCGGTCGACGAACTCACCACCGCCGCCCAGCGTGCGCGCGTACGGGAACTGGGCGCCCTGGACGACTTCGCGCGGGCCGCACGGCCCGACGTGCGCCAGACCCTCACCGCCACCGTCACCGGCCCCGAGGTCAAGACCGCCGAGGACTACCTCAAGCGGCTCACCGACCGGCCCACCCTGACGACCGCCGACCGCAGGACCGACGGCGCCGCCGTCGGCACGGCGCTCACCGCCCGCATCGACCGGATGCGGACCGTGGAGTCCACCCTCGCGGGCCAGCGGGCCTCCGCCCTCGCCTCCCTGCGCGACGACGACGTGACCCGACTGGAGATCATGGTCGCCCTGCTGGGCGTGCTGTTCCTGGTCGCCGTCGGCTTCTCGACCGCCGTGGCGCGGTCGCTGACCCGGCCGCTGTCGGTCCTGCGGCGCGGCGCGGAGCGGCTGGCGACGCCGGAGGGCTCGGTCGAACCGGTGCGGTTCACGGGCCGCAACGACGAGTTCGCCGAGGTCGTGCGCCATCTGAACGCGGTGCGCGACCAGACGGTCTCCCTGCACACCCGGATCGCCGGACTCGACGCCGACCGGCGCCGGATCATCGGCCGCAACGAGGCGCTGAACTCCAGCCGGGAGGTGCTGGAGGAGGAGCTGTCGAAGCTGCGGGCGGGGCTGGAGGAGCACCGCCGCGTCATGTCGACGACCTCCGTCTCGCTGTCCCTGCGGACCCTCGGCCTGGTGGAGCGCCAGCTCGCGGTGATCGAGGAGCTGGAGTCCAAGGAGCAGGACCCGGACCGGCTCGCGACCCTGTTCAAGCTGGACCACCTGGCGACCGTGATGCGCCGCCACAACGAGAACCTGCTGGTCCTGGCCGGTCAGGAACACGGCCACGGGCAGGGCCTGCCGGTACCGCTGGTCGACGTGATGCGGGCCGCCGTCAGCGAGATCGAGCGCTACGAACGCGTGGACCTCGCGGCGCTGCCCTCCTACACCCAGGTCGCGGGGCACGCGGCCGACGACATCTCGCACGTGCTGGCCGAGCTGCTGGAGAACGCGACGACGTTCTCGCCGCCGGAAGTCAAGGTGAAGGTGTCCGGCCGGCTGCTGGACTCCGGTGAGGTGGTCCTGTCCGTCGTGGACGAGGGCATCGGGATCACCGGGGACCGGCTGGAATCGCTGAACGCCCGCCTGTCCACGCCCGAGGCGTACGACGAGGAGTCCGAGGCGGAACACGGCCTGGGCCTCGGCCTGTACGTGGCCGGGCGGCTCGCGGCACGGCACGGGGTCACCGCGGAGCTGCGCGCCCCGCAGTACGGTGGGACCGAGGCCCTGGTGGTCGTCCCGGCGGCGCTGCTGCCCGCCACCCCGCCGGTCTCGCCCGTCCACACCCTGGCCACGCCGGGCGCGCCCGCGCTGCGCCTGCCGGGCGTGATCGCGGAGGCGAACGAGAACACGCTCCCGGCCCGGCCCCGCGGCGCGCATGCCGCTGGCCCGGAGTCGGGGCCGGAGCCGGTGTCGGAGTCGCCGTTGGAGTCGGAGTCGGAGTCGACGTTGACGTCGGAGCCCGAGCCCGAGCTGGAGCCCGAGCTGGAGCCGGAGTCGGAGCAGGAGTCGAAGCCCGTCCCGGTCGACATGGCCACCGCGCCGGACGAGCAGGCGTCCCTCGTCCCGGCTCCGGCCGACGAAGCGGTGCTGCCGCCTGCCGAGCAGGTCTTCACCGTTCCGGCTCCGGCTCCGGTCGTGGAGGGGCTGCCGCCTGCCGAGCAGGTGTTCGTGGTGCCTGCGGTGGCTCCGGTCGTGGAGGGGCTGCCGCCTGCCGAGCAGGTGTTCGTGGTGCCTGCGGTGGCTCCGGCCGAGGAGTTGCTCGCGCGGGTCGTCCCGGACGCGGATCCGGCTGTCTTCGGGGTGCCGGATTCCGGCGAGGGGGTCCCGGCCGTGGCGGGCGATGCCGACGCGGTGCTGCCGCCTGCCGAGCAGGTGTTCGTGGTGCCTGCGGTGGCTCCGGCCGAGGAGTTGCTCGCGCGGGTCGTCCCGGACGCGGATCCGGCTGCCTTCGCGGTGCCGGATTCCGGCGAGGGGGTCCCGGCCGTGGCGGGCGATGCCGACGCGGTGCTGCCGCCTGCCGAGCAGGTGTTCGTGGTGCCTGCGGTGGCTCCGGCCGAGGAGTTGCTCGCGCGGGTCGTCCCCGACGCGGATCCGGCTGTCTTCGGGGTGCCGGATTCCGGCGAGGGGGAGCCGGCCGCGGCGGGCGATGCCGCGCGCGTGGCCGACGTACAGGACATCGAGCCGGAGGCCGACCCGCACCGTCACGCCCCGGCCGAGGGGAACTGGCTCCCCCGCCAGGGCAGCCACCCCACCGACCCCGCCGACAGCGCCGACAGCGCCGAGGCCGTCACCGACAAGGGCCTGCCGAAGCGGACCCCGCGCACGGTCCCGGCCAAGCGGGTGGCCCGTGACGACGCACCGCCCGAGCCGCCGCGCCGGGTCGACGCCGACGAGCTGCGGCGCCGGCTGGGCGGCTTCTACCAGGGGGCCCAGGACGGCCGTCGCGTCGTCGCCGCCGAGCTCGCGCAGGACCACGCGCAGGACCACGCGCAGGGCCAGGGGAAGGACCGCGCGCAGGGCCAGGGCCAGGGGCAGAGCAAGACCGACCAGGGGGACAGCGCACAGGAGGCACGCACATGA
- a CDS encoding protein phosphatase 2C domain-containing protein produces the protein MRIDLASAPGHQERPNEDWVSAAIPASGGGVLVVLDGVTPPRGEDGCVHGVPWFAARLGGRLTELSGSRRDMPLDRILAESVRATAEAHHDTCDLSHPRTPQATVVLVRWDEAYVEHLVLSDSVLLLQAPGGEVTAVLDDRLDRIPREVLGSVAATDALRNAEGGFFTAAADPAVAARAVTGRTPRGQVRAVAALTDGASRWTDTFGEGDWADCLTVLRKEGAQGLIGRVRAIESDPARPSGRYKRHDDASAVYAEL, from the coding sequence ATGCGCATCGACCTCGCCTCGGCCCCCGGCCACCAGGAACGCCCCAATGAGGACTGGGTGTCGGCCGCGATCCCCGCTTCGGGCGGCGGCGTCCTGGTCGTCCTGGACGGGGTCACGCCGCCGCGCGGCGAGGACGGCTGCGTGCACGGAGTGCCGTGGTTCGCGGCCCGGCTCGGCGGGCGACTGACCGAACTGTCGGGATCGCGACGGGACATGCCGCTGGACCGGATCCTGGCCGAGTCCGTCCGCGCCACGGCCGAAGCCCATCACGACACGTGTGACCTTTCTCACCCCCGCACCCCGCAGGCGACGGTCGTCCTGGTCCGCTGGGACGAGGCGTACGTGGAACACCTCGTGCTCTCGGACTCCGTCCTGCTCCTCCAGGCGCCGGGGGGCGAGGTGACCGCGGTGCTCGACGACCGGCTGGACCGGATCCCGCGGGAGGTGCTGGGCTCGGTGGCCGCGACGGACGCCCTGCGCAACGCGGAGGGCGGGTTCTTCACGGCGGCCGCGGACCCCGCGGTGGCGGCCCGGGCGGTGACCGGGCGCACGCCGCGGGGGCAGGTGCGGGCGGTGGCCGCGCTCACGGACGGGGCGAGCCGGTGGACGGACACGTTCGGGGAGGGCGACTGGGCCGACTGCCTGACGGTGCTGCGGAAGGAGGGCGCGCAGGGCCTGATCGGCCGGGTCCGCGCCATCGAGTCCGACCCGGCCCGCCCGTCGGGCCGGTACAAGCGGCACGACGACGCGTCGGCGGTCTACGCGGAGCTGTAG
- a CDS encoding roadblock/LC7 domain-containing protein encodes MTAPSTYGLSTQARNLQWLLTDLVEEVPGVNSVAVVSSDGLLLLSSDPGAGAGEPETKPKAKGPRGASADLATIVSGIGSLTTGAAALMDSGAVKQTMVAMEHGSVFVMAISDGSLLGVHATPDCDMSVVAYHMALFVGRAGHVLTPEVRSELRQSMENTP; translated from the coding sequence ATGACCGCGCCCAGTACGTACGGACTGAGCACCCAGGCCCGCAATCTGCAGTGGCTGCTGACCGACCTGGTCGAGGAGGTGCCCGGCGTCAACTCCGTCGCCGTCGTCTCCTCGGACGGGCTGCTGCTCCTGTCCTCCGACCCCGGAGCGGGCGCGGGCGAGCCGGAGACCAAGCCCAAGGCCAAGGGCCCGCGCGGCGCGTCCGCCGACCTCGCCACCATCGTCTCCGGCATCGGCAGCCTCACCACCGGCGCCGCGGCCCTCATGGACAGCGGCGCCGTCAAGCAGACCATGGTGGCGATGGAGCACGGCTCCGTCTTCGTCATGGCCATCAGCGACGGCTCACTGCTGGGCGTGCACGCCACGCCCGACTGCGACATGAGCGTCGTCGCCTACCACATGGCCCTGTTCGTCGGCCGAGCCGGCCACGTCCTGACCCCCGAAGTCCGCAGCGAGCTGCGCCAGTCGATGGAGAACACCCCGTGA
- a CDS encoding DUF4097 family beta strand repeat-containing protein, with translation MTTHASSHRLVRTAIAALGAGFLLAGCSLSDGSVVDGPKKTVTADATVTEAVTAVEVTDARSGSIEVTPGNGPGVTVRRTVHYRGDTVPTPGQQVSAGVLTFSNGCTGSCYIDYRLEVPASATVKLESSSGRLTVTGVAAAELEADSGEVRAERIAGPLKIRTSSGGVSATGLSGTSADVRSDSGDTHLGFAKAPTSVKAETSSGGVTLEVPPAPYRLDVSTASGARDIRSASDPSASSSLAVKTSSGDIRISAV, from the coding sequence ATGACCACTCACGCCTCGTCACACCGCCTCGTCCGCACCGCGATCGCCGCCCTCGGGGCCGGGTTCCTCCTGGCCGGCTGCTCCCTCTCCGACGGCTCCGTCGTGGACGGGCCGAAGAAGACGGTGACCGCCGATGCCACGGTCACCGAGGCCGTCACCGCGGTGGAGGTGACGGACGCCCGGTCCGGCTCGATCGAGGTCACCCCCGGCAACGGCCCCGGCGTCACGGTCCGCCGTACCGTCCACTACCGCGGGGACACCGTCCCCACGCCCGGCCAGCAGGTCAGCGCCGGCGTGCTCACCTTCTCCAACGGCTGCACCGGAAGCTGCTACATCGACTACCGCCTGGAGGTACCGGCCTCCGCCACGGTCAAGCTGGAGAGCAGCAGCGGCCGCCTCACCGTGACGGGCGTGGCGGCCGCCGAGCTGGAGGCCGACTCCGGCGAGGTCCGGGCCGAGCGCATCGCGGGCCCGCTGAAGATCCGTACCTCCTCGGGCGGCGTCAGCGCCACCGGCCTGTCCGGCACGAGTGCTGACGTCCGATCGGACTCGGGCGACACCCACCTGGGCTTCGCGAAGGCCCCGACCTCGGTCAAGGCCGAAACCTCCTCGGGCGGCGTCACCCTGGAGGTCCCCCCGGCCCCCTACCGGCTCGACGTCTCCACCGCCTCCGGCGCCCGCGACATCCGGTCGGCCTCGGACCCCTCGGCGTCCTCCAGCCTCGCGGTGAAGACCTCCTCGGGCGACATCCGCATCTCCGCCGTGTGA
- the lon gene encoding endopeptidase La, with amino-acid sequence MASTSVTLTLPVLPLDDEVVLPGMVVPLDLSDAEVRGAVEAAQAAAGSGKPRVLLVPRVDGKYAGTGVLGTVEQVGRLSDGDPGALIRGVGRVRIGAGTTGPGAALWVEGETVTEQVPDPLPGSVAELVKEYKALATSWLKKRGAWQVVDRVQQIEGVSALADNSGYSPFLTVAQKVELLETADPVARLKFAVKALSDHLAEQDVAESIAKDVQDGVEKQQREFLLRRQLEAVRKELRELNGEKDGEESDDYRARVEAADLPEKVREAALKEVEKLERSSDQSPEGSWIRTWLDTVLELPWNERTEDRYDIQGARAVLDAEHAGLSDVKDRITEYLAVRKRRSERGMGVIGGRRGGAVLALVGPPGVGKTSLGESVAHAMGRKFVRVALGGVRDEAEVRGHRRTYVGALPGRIVRAIKEAGSMNPVVLLDEIDKVGSDYRGDPAAALLEVLDPAQNHTFRDHYLEVELDLSDVVFLATANVLEAIPEALADRMELVRLDGYTEDEKVVIARDHLLPRQLERAGLATDEVVLEEDALRKLAGEYTREAGVRTLERSLARLLRKVASQHELGERELPFRIGAGELRGLIGRPHHVPESAQDPAERRTAVPGVATGLAVTGAGGDVLFVEASLADPETGAAGLTLTGQLGDVMKESAQIALSFLRSHGAELELPVADLKDRGVHIHFPAGAVPKDGPSAGITMTTALASLLSGRQVRTDVAMTGEVSLTGRVLPIGGVKQKLLAAHRAGLTTVIIPKRNEADLDDVPAEVLEGLEVHPVTDVRQVLEIALDRAEVAVTAAA; translated from the coding sequence ATGGCTTCGACGTCCGTAACGCTCACCCTGCCCGTGCTGCCGCTCGACGACGAGGTCGTGCTGCCTGGAATGGTGGTTCCGCTGGACCTGTCCGACGCCGAGGTGCGCGGGGCCGTGGAAGCGGCCCAGGCGGCGGCGGGCAGCGGGAAGCCCCGGGTGCTGCTCGTGCCGCGGGTCGACGGCAAGTACGCCGGGACCGGGGTGCTCGGGACGGTCGAGCAGGTGGGCCGGCTCTCCGATGGCGATCCCGGCGCGCTCATCCGCGGCGTCGGCCGCGTCCGGATCGGGGCCGGGACCACCGGCCCCGGGGCCGCGCTCTGGGTCGAGGGCGAGACCGTCACCGAGCAGGTGCCCGACCCGCTGCCCGGGTCGGTCGCCGAGCTCGTCAAGGAGTACAAGGCGCTCGCCACCAGCTGGCTCAAGAAGCGCGGCGCCTGGCAGGTCGTGGACCGGGTCCAGCAGATCGAGGGGGTGTCGGCGCTGGCCGACAACTCCGGCTACTCGCCCTTCCTGACCGTGGCCCAGAAGGTCGAACTGCTGGAGACCGCCGACCCGGTCGCCCGCCTGAAGTTCGCGGTCAAGGCGCTCAGCGACCACCTCGCCGAGCAGGACGTGGCCGAGTCCATCGCCAAGGACGTCCAGGACGGCGTCGAGAAGCAGCAGCGGGAGTTCCTGCTGCGCCGCCAGCTGGAGGCCGTGCGCAAGGAACTGCGCGAGCTGAACGGCGAGAAGGACGGCGAGGAGTCCGACGACTACCGGGCCCGCGTCGAGGCCGCCGACCTCCCCGAGAAGGTGCGGGAGGCCGCGCTCAAGGAGGTCGAGAAGCTGGAGCGGTCCAGCGACCAGTCGCCCGAGGGCTCCTGGATCCGGACCTGGCTGGACACCGTGCTGGAACTGCCCTGGAACGAGCGCACCGAGGACCGGTACGACATCCAGGGGGCCAGGGCGGTGCTGGACGCCGAGCACGCCGGGCTGAGCGACGTGAAGGACCGCATCACCGAGTACCTCGCCGTCAGGAAGCGGCGCAGCGAGCGCGGCATGGGCGTCATCGGCGGGCGGCGCGGCGGTGCCGTGCTCGCGCTCGTCGGACCTCCCGGGGTCGGAAAGACCTCCCTCGGGGAATCAGTGGCCCACGCCATGGGCCGCAAGTTCGTCCGGGTCGCGCTCGGCGGCGTACGGGACGAGGCGGAGGTGCGCGGACACCGCCGGACCTACGTCGGCGCCCTGCCGGGCCGGATCGTCCGCGCCATCAAGGAGGCCGGGTCGATGAACCCGGTGGTGCTGCTCGACGAGATCGACAAGGTGGGCTCCGACTACCGAGGCGACCCGGCGGCCGCCCTGCTGGAGGTCCTGGACCCGGCCCAGAACCACACCTTCCGCGACCACTACCTGGAGGTGGAGCTCGACCTGAGCGACGTGGTGTTCCTGGCCACGGCGAACGTCCTGGAGGCCATCCCGGAGGCGCTGGCCGACCGGATGGAGCTCGTCCGTCTGGACGGGTACACCGAGGACGAGAAGGTCGTCATCGCACGAGACCACCTGCTGCCGCGCCAGCTGGAGCGGGCCGGGCTCGCCACCGACGAGGTGGTCCTGGAGGAGGACGCCCTGCGCAAGCTGGCCGGGGAGTACACCCGCGAGGCGGGCGTGCGCACCCTGGAGCGGTCCCTCGCCCGCCTGCTGCGCAAGGTGGCCTCGCAGCACGAACTGGGCGAGCGCGAACTGCCCTTCCGGATCGGTGCCGGCGAGCTGCGGGGCCTGATCGGGCGCCCGCACCACGTGCCGGAGTCCGCCCAGGACCCGGCCGAGCGGCGTACCGCGGTCCCCGGTGTGGCCACCGGCCTCGCGGTGACCGGCGCGGGCGGCGACGTGCTGTTCGTGGAGGCCTCGCTGGCCGACCCGGAGACGGGCGCGGCCGGTCTGACCCTCACCGGCCAGCTCGGCGACGTCATGAAGGAGTCGGCGCAGATCGCGCTGAGCTTCCTGCGCTCGCACGGTGCGGAACTGGAACTCCCGGTCGCCGACCTGAAGGACCGGGGCGTGCACATCCACTTCCCGGCGGGCGCCGTGCCCAAGGACGGCCCGAGCGCGGGCATCACCATGACGACCGCGCTCGCCTCGCTGCTGTCCGGGCGGCAGGTGCGCACGGACGTGGCCATGACCGGTGAGGTCTCGCTGACCGGGCGCGTCCTGCCGATCGGCGGCGTCAAGCAGAAGCTGCTCGCTGCGCACCGGGCCGGGCTGACCACCGTCATCATCCCCAAGCGCAACGAGGCCGATCTGGACGACGTACCGGCCGAGGTGCTGGAGGGGCTGGAGGTGCACCCGGTGACGGACGTGCGCCAAGTCCTGGAGATCGCCCTGGACCGGGCGGAGGTGGCGGTCACCGCCGCCGCGTGA
- a CDS encoding sulfurtransferase: MPTYQSPASREPGPGRAEPGQRESGGGETTGAVPNAAGAAGAEPGAAAAGALRGGPGPLVGVGWLAERIGMPGLVVFDASVGAHRGAARRIPGARPFDLDGALSDHDAPAPHTMPGAAEFTEAVRDLGVDDSDTVVVYDGAGLYSSARAWWMLRAMGFDRAAVLDGGLPAWTAAGLPVEAVGPEYGGPRGSFTARPRAGLLVDAYTVARALADPAAAVLDARTRERFAGTAPEPRPGLRGGHMPGAVNLPFADLQGPGGLMRPAGELRAAFEALTGDRERLYFSCGSGVTACVLALGADLAGYREIAVYDGSWSEWGLPSPLRPVTTDLRTTGG; the protein is encoded by the coding sequence ATGCCCACGTACCAGAGCCCCGCGTCCCGCGAGCCGGGGCCCGGACGGGCCGAGCCCGGACAGCGCGAGTCCGGTGGGGGCGAGACCACAGGGGCCGTGCCCAACGCAGCCGGGGCCGCAGGGGCCGAGCCCGGTGCGGCCGCCGCCGGGGCCCTCCGCGGGGGGCCCGGGCCGTTGGTCGGGGTCGGGTGGTTGGCCGAGCGGATCGGGATGCCCGGGCTGGTGGTCTTCGACGCCTCCGTCGGCGCCCATCGCGGAGCCGCTCGCAGGATCCCCGGCGCCCGGCCCTTCGACCTCGACGGGGCCCTGTCCGACCACGACGCGCCCGCCCCGCACACCATGCCCGGGGCCGCGGAGTTCACCGAGGCGGTGCGGGACCTGGGCGTCGACGACTCGGACACCGTCGTCGTGTACGACGGCGCCGGCCTCTACTCCAGCGCCCGCGCCTGGTGGATGCTGCGCGCCATGGGCTTCGACCGGGCCGCCGTCCTCGACGGCGGACTGCCCGCCTGGACGGCCGCCGGCCTGCCCGTCGAGGCCGTCGGCCCGGAGTACGGCGGCCCGCGCGGCTCCTTCACCGCCCGGCCCCGCGCCGGGTTGCTGGTCGACGCCTACACCGTCGCGCGGGCCCTGGCCGACCCGGCCGCGGCCGTCCTCGACGCCCGCACCCGCGAACGGTTCGCCGGCACCGCCCCCGAACCCCGCCCGGGGCTGCGGGGCGGCCACATGCCGGGCGCGGTCAACCTGCCGTTCGCCGACCTCCAGGGCCCCGGAGGGCTGATGCGCCCCGCCGGCGAACTCCGCGCGGCCTTCGAGGCGCTGACCGGGGACCGGGAGCGGCTCTACTTCAGCTGCGGCTCCGGTGTGACCGCCTGCGTGCTGGCCCTCGGCGCCGACCTCGCCGGGTACCGGGAGATCGCGGTGTACGACGGCTCCTGGAGCGAGTGGGGCCTGCCCTCCCCGCTGCGCCCGGTGACCACGGACCTGCGCACGACGGGGGGTTAA
- a CDS encoding MarR family winged helix-turn-helix transcriptional regulator, giving the protein MHGSEDQEFLALERELSVFLRRARASSGEMARELHPELEPAAYGLLVRLEAAGRQRATELAAYFGVGKATMSRQLRALEVLGLVAREPDPADGRAFLVGLTEEGRERFLRVRGARREQYMRKLADWDRGEVAELARLLNQLNAGAE; this is encoded by the coding sequence GTGCACGGGAGTGAAGACCAGGAGTTCCTTGCCCTGGAGCGGGAGCTGTCCGTCTTCCTCCGGCGGGCCCGCGCCTCGTCCGGCGAGATGGCCCGCGAGCTCCACCCCGAGCTGGAGCCGGCCGCGTACGGGCTCCTCGTACGCCTGGAGGCGGCCGGACGGCAGCGCGCCACCGAGCTCGCCGCCTACTTCGGGGTGGGCAAGGCCACCATGAGCCGGCAGTTGCGGGCCCTGGAGGTCCTGGGGCTGGTGGCCCGCGAGCCGGACCCCGCCGACGGGCGGGCCTTCCTGGTCGGCCTCACCGAGGAGGGCCGCGAGCGGTTCCTGCGGGTACGGGGCGCGCGGCGCGAGCAGTACATGCGCAAGCTCGCCGACTGGGACCGCGGCGAGGTCGCGGAACTGGCCCGGCTGCTGAACCAGTTGAACGCGGGAGCGGAGTAG
- a CDS encoding DUF742 domain-containing protein has product MRRPASDRLPIRGADRRTARVRPYSLTGGRTRFTQVLHVETFVAALETKASETQKPDRMPEMPAIVEVCRRMRTIAEIAALLKLPLGVVRVLVSDLADQGRIRVYGTGHGTGRPERALLERVLSGLRRL; this is encoded by the coding sequence GTGAGGAGACCGGCCTCCGACCGCCTCCCGATACGCGGCGCCGACCGCCGTACCGCGCGCGTCCGCCCGTACTCCCTGACGGGCGGCCGCACCCGCTTCACCCAGGTCCTGCACGTCGAGACCTTCGTCGCCGCCCTGGAGACCAAGGCCTCGGAGACGCAGAAGCCCGACCGGATGCCCGAGATGCCCGCCATCGTCGAGGTCTGCCGCCGCATGCGCACGATCGCCGAGATTGCCGCGCTGCTGAAGCTGCCGCTCGGCGTGGTCCGCGTCCTGGTCAGCGACCTCGCGGACCAGGGCAGGATCCGCGTCTACGGAACGGGCCACGGCACCGGTCGTCCCGAACGCGCGCTGCTGGAAAGGGTGCTCAGTGGCCTTCGCCGTCTCTGA